The following proteins are encoded in a genomic region of Brachypodium distachyon strain Bd21 chromosome 1, Brachypodium_distachyon_v3.0, whole genome shotgun sequence:
- the LOC100844962 gene encoding TOM1-like protein 9, translating to MPQSVHVDRATSESLIGPDWSLNLEICDILNHDPSQAKDVVKSIKKRIGHKNSKIQLLSLTLLETLIKNCGDFVHMHVAERDILHEMVKIVKKKPDYHVKEKILSLIDTWQEAFGGARARYPQYYAAYQELLRTGAVFPQRSESSVPIYTPPQTQPLQNYPPALRNTDYHQEASDSSLAQEVHTLSLTEIQNARGVMDVLSEMLNAIDPGNREGLRQEVIMDLVDQCRSYKQRVVQLVNTTFDEELLSQGLALNDDLQRVLAKHDTIAAGIAVQAEKPKPLQAPENSTPPTKPDGTKETPQRSSEAPGNIPPSELLALPAPPSSSSSKPRGEAAVSPSIDLLSGDDYFKPEPVNSQALVPLGNPPAASASGHNTLDLVDMFLQSNGSNNNHNPVISSPISNSNPNLSAAQAYPAAQCPVPPQQSSPFSNGLTSNTMPTYVQGSELKSASPWDGQFAQGMIQPQQAPNYGQDDQSSDLPPPPWETQPAQSDQFEAGQLLMPSGQLGGIPPQPVQVGQPAEASPSQPLLTGQPGGMQQHPHSMPNMQYGVMYPPMQGNQTASMYAQQMAGDLYQQQMYGDQMAGYGYGQQPGGYYVPNSAYAGANELSQRMNGLALQNNSLYGTPTSSLQQANRPTRPEDSLFGDLVNIAKTTPSKTTANKAGEL from the exons ATGCCGCAATCGGTCCATGTCGATCGCGCGACCAGTGAATCGCTCATCGGTCCCGACTGGTCCCTCAACCTGGAGATCTGCGACATCCTCAATCACGACCCCTC GCAAGCCAAAGATGTAGTGAAGTCTATCAAGAAACGAATTGGGCATAAGAATTCAAAGATCCAGCTTCTTTCACTAACA TTGCTGGAGACGCTGATTAAAAATTGCGGAGATTTTGTTCATATGCATGTTGCCGAGAGGGATATACTCCATGAAATGGTGAAGATAGTTAAGAAAAAG CCTGATTATCATGTAAAGGAGAAGATTCTCAGTCTGATAGATACCTGGCAAGAAGCTTTTGGTGGTGCTCGTGCAAGATATCCACAATATTATGCAGCCTATCAAGAGCTGCTG CGTACTGGAGCTGTATTTCCTCAAAGATCAGAGAGCTCAGTGCCAATATACACTCCACCACAGACTCAACCTCTACAGAACTACCCTCCTGCTTTACGCAATACTGACTATCATCAAGAGGCATCTGATTCTTCTTTGGCACAAGAAGTACATACATTGAG CTTGACAGAAATTCAGAATGCACGTGGTGTCATGGATGTTCTCTCAGAGATGTTAAATGCTATTGATCCTGGTAACAGAGAG gGTCTAAGGCAGGAGGTCATTATGGACCTTGTGGACCAATGCCGTTCTTACAAGCAGAGGGTGGTACAGCTCGTCAACACAACCTT CGATGAGGAGCTACTAAGCCAGGGCCTTGCATTGAATGATGATTTGCAGCGTGTTCTAGCAAAACATGATACAATTGCTGCAGGCATAGCAGTCCAGGCAGAAAAGCCGAAACCACTGCAGGCCCCCGAAAATAGTACTCCACCGACAAAGCCAGATGGGACAAAAGAGACACCTCAAAG GTCTTCTGAAGCTCCAGGTAACATTCCTCCATCTGAGCTATTAGCACTTCCTGCTCCTCCATCATCCAGCAGTTCAAAGCCTCGTGGAGAAGCAGCTGTTAGCCCTAGTATTGACCTACTGAGTGGAGATGATTATTTCAAGCCAGAACCTGTTAATTCCCAAGCTCTTGTTCCTTTAGGCAATCCACCtgcagcttcagcttcaggcCACAATACCTTAGATCTTGTAGACATGTTTTTGCAAAGCAATGGTAGCAATAACAACCATAACCCTGTCATTTCGTCACCTATATCAAACTCAAATCCTAATCTCTCAGCAGCACAAGCTTATCCAGCTGCACAGTGTCCTGTTCCACCACAGCAGTCTTCTCCATTTTCTAATGGGTTGACTTCCAATACAATGCCAACTTATGTTCAAGGTTCTGAACTAAAATCAGCAAGTCCATGGGATGGTCAGTTTGCTCAAGGGATGATTCAACCACAGCAGGCACCAAACTATG GTCAAGATGATCAGAGCAGCGAcctcccaccaccaccatgggAAACTCAGCCTGCACAAAGTGATCAATTCGAAGCTGGCCAACTTCTAATGCCATCAGGACAACTTGGAGGCATTCCACCGCAACCTGTCCAAGTTGGTCAGCCTGCTGAAGCTTCACCATCTCAACCATTGCTGACCGGACAACCAGGAGGAATGCAGCAACATCCACATTCCATGCCAAACATGCAGTACGGGGTAATGTATCCACCAATGCAAGGCAACCAAACAGCGAGCATGTATGCCCAGCAGATGGCTGGAGATCTCTACCAGCAACAGATGTATGGCGACCAGATGGCCGGTTATGGCTATGGACAGCAGCCTGGAGGCTACTATGTGCCGAATTCTGCATATGCCGGTGCAAACGAGCTTTCTCAGAGAATGAATGGGCTAGCCTTGCAAAACAACAGTTTGTATGGCACACCTACATCTTCCCTTCAGCAAGCTAATAGACCAACAAGACCTGAAGATTCACTTTTTGGTGATCTGGTTAACATTGCCAAAACAACGCCTAGCAAAACTACAGCTAATAAGGCTGGTGAGTTGTAA